TGGTTCAGGGACAGTGCCTGATGGGTAGTTTAACTGGGGCGGTTGCCTCCTAAAGAGTAACGGAGGCGCCCAAAGGTTCCCTCAGCCTGGTTGGCAATCAGGTGTTGAGTGCAAGTGCACAAGGGAGCTTGACTGTGAGACAGACATGTCGAGCAGGGACGAAAGTCGGGACTAGTGATCCGGCACCACCTGGTGGAAGGGGTGTCGCTCAACGGATAAAAGGTACCCCGGGGATAACAGGCTGATCTTGCCCAAGAGTCCATATCGACGGCATGGTTTGGCACCTCGATGTCGGCTCGTCGCATCCTGGGGCCGGAGTAGGTCCCAAGGGTTGGGCTGTTCGCCCATTAAAGCGGCACGCGAGCTGGGTTTAGAACGTCGTGAGACAGTTCGGTCCCTATCCGCCGCGCGCGTAGGATACTTGAGGAAGGCTGTCCCTAGTACGAGAGGACCGGGACGGACGAACCTCTGGTGTGCCAGTTGTCCCGCCAGGGGCATGGCTGGTTGGCCACGTTCGGAAGGGATAACCGCTGAAGGCATCTAAGCGGGAAGCCTGTTCCAAGATGAGGTATCCCACCCCATGTGGGTTAAGGCCCCCAAGAGACGATTGGGTTGATAGGCCAGAGATGGAAGCACAGTAATGTGTTGTTGAGTTGACTGGTACTAATAGGCCGAGGACTTGCCTACAAAGATGTTACGCATCCACTCTACGGTTCTGAAACACCACGCGTGTTTCGTAGTGTTTCGGTGGTTATAGCGCCAGGGAAACGCCCGGTCCCATTCCGAACCCGGAAGCTAAGCCTGGTAGCGCCGATGGTACTGCAACCGAAGGGTTGTGGGAGAGTAGGACGCCGCCGAACTAAAAGTAAGGGTTAGGCCCCGGTTGAGAACGCGCAAGCGATTCTCCCGGGGCCTAACCCTATTTCGGCACCTTTATGGCCTCGATCTAGAGATCGATGACGATCTTGCCGTGCACGTGCCGGTCGGCTTGCAGCTCGGTCGCGCGGTGGATCTGCTCGATCGGGAACTCGCCGCGATCGGCACCCGGAGCCGGCCTGCCGAGACCAGGCGCGCTATGTCTTCCAGGGTGCCGGGAGCAGCGTTCGCGCCGTTGGCCGCCGGCACACCGTCGACTTTCGTGGCGATGGTGCAGATGCGGCTGTCCGGCACACCGAGTTCCTTCGCGGCGTGGAGTGTCTCTGTCCCGTACAGGTCGATGGCGGCGGTGACACCGCCGGGAGCGAGGGCTCGGACCCGGTCGGCCAGGCTGTCGCCGTAGGTGACCGGTTCCGCTCCGAGCTCGCGCAGGAACTCAGACAATGCCGCTGATCCCGTACCGATCACGCGCGCTCCGGCGATCCGCGCCAGCTGGACGGCGAAGACCCCGACCCCGCCGCCCGCCCCGCCGATCAGCACCGTGTCGTCCGGGCCGGGCGCCACCGAGGCGAGGGCGGCGAAAGCCGTGCGGCCGGCGATGGTGAGGGTGGCGGTGCGGTCGTCGACGCCCTCGGGAGTGTGGGTGGGCTTCGTTCGCCGCGGCCGCCCCGGCGGGGTCGATCACCGCGAAGTCGGCGACTGCGCGCGATAGAGCGCATCCGAACACCCGGTCACCGGGCGCGAAGCCGGTCACCCTGGCACCGACCTGGTCGACCACCCCCGCGTAGTCGGTCCCGTATCCGGCCGGGAGGCGCAAGCCGAACCGGGCGGCGGTGTCCGCGTCGGCGGTCGTGATCCAGTCCATCGGGTTCAGACCGGCCGCGGTGACCCGCCCGGACCTGTCCCGAGCCGGCCTGCGGAGCGGGAATCTCACCGACGTCCAAGACCTCAGGGCAGCCGAACGAATCGAGCTGCACCGCTCTGCTCCTGCCCGTAGGCAAGTGATCGCTCTGTTGCCCCATGTCTGCCTTGCTCCTCGGACGAGGGAACGCAGTGAAACGGACCATGCTTCGTTTGCGTGGACGACTCCAACACAATCGGAGCGTGATCCGTTTTGGCTGAGGCGGAGATGCGTGCGCTACGGGCGGACGCAACCCGCAACCGCGAGCAGCTGCTCGCGGTGGCGACTCGCGTGTTCGTGTCGGCTGACGTCGAGCCGTCGATGCGCGCGATCCCCCGTGAGGCCGGGGTCGGCATCGCCACGCTGTACCGGCACTTCCCGACCCGCGAGTCGCTGGTCGAGGCGGTCTATCGGGACCAGGTCGTGCGGCTGACGACTGGCGCTCGTGAACTGCTCGCCCGGCTGCCCCGGCCGCGGCGATACGGCGTTGGATGGACTTGTTCGGAGACTGGATCGCGACCAAGAACGGGATGCTCGACACGCTGCTCGCGATGATCGAGTCGGGCGAGATCGCCCACGCGCAGACGCGGACCGAACTGCTGGCGGCCATCACCACGATCCTCGACGCCGGCCGCGCGGCGGGCGACCTCCGCTCCGACGTCACCGCCGAAGACATCGCCGCCGCCCTCATCGGCATCTACCGTGGCCCCCCGGCTCGAAGATGAGGCCAAGGCCGGCCGCCTGCTGACCCTCCTGATGGGCGGCCTCCGGCCACCGCCGGGCTGAGCCGCCTCGAACCGGCGGGCCGGCCACTGTGCCGGTGTCGCCCAGGGTGTGGAGCCGGTCCTGGAGCCGGGCTATCGCTGGGGGCGGCGCAGCAGATAGGTGTCCATGATCCAGCCATGCTTCTCCCGCGCCTCCGCGCGGACCGCGCTGATGCGGGCCGCCAGGGCGGCGTCAAGGGGGCCCGACAGCAGGATCTCGTCCGGAGTGCCCACGTACGCGCCCCAGTAGATGTGCAGGCCCTGGTCGGTGAACTGGTTGAAGGTGGTGTGTGCGTCGAGCAGGACGAAGACGTCGTCGGCGTCCGCGGGCCAGCCCGTGGCCAGGCGGCGGCCGGTGGTGAGCTGGACGGCGCGGCCGATCTGGTTCATCGTCGTGCGGTGGCGGGCGACCAGGGCGGAGATGCTGCTCACGCCGGGGACCACTTCGTAGTCGAAAGCGACGTTGCCGCGCGCGAGCACCGCCTCGATGAGGGCGATGGTGCTGTCGTAGAGCGACGGGTCGCCCCAGACGAGGAAGGCGCCGGTGTCGTCGGGGCCGAGGGAGTCGCGGATGAGCCGCTCGTAGACGTCCGTGCGGAGCTCGTGCCAGTCGGCCACGGCGGCGCGGTAGTCGGACGGCGCGCGGTCGCGGTCGGGGTCGGTGGCGGTGACCACGCGATAGCCGGGGCGTGTGACGAAGCGCGACAGGATGTCCTGGCGCAGTCGTACGAGGTCGGCCTTCGCGGAGCCTTTGTCGAGGACGAAAAACACGTCGACGCGGTTGAGGCGGTCGATCGCCTGGACGGTGAGGTGTTCCGGGTCGCCGGCGCCGATCCCGATCGCGTAGAGCTTCCGCATCACCGCAGTCTGCCGCGCCGGGTAACGGGTCCCGCAGGCGGCCCGCGTGGTGAACCCCTACCCCCAAGGGGTATAAAGGAGTCAGGAACGCCACAGCACGAAGGAGCCGGTGATGACCGAAGCCACCTACACCGTCGAGGGTATGACCTGCGCGCACTGTGTCGGCGCGGTTCGCGAAGAGGTCGGGGAGCTCGCCGGTGTCCGGGAAGTCGACGTGGATCTCGCGTCGGGTGCGGTGAAGGTCGTCAGCGAGCAGCCGCTGACCGTGGACGCCGTCTCGGCGGCGGTCACCGAAGCCGGCTACCGGCTCGTCGCGTAGGCCGCCATGACCACGACGACACACGCTCCGCAGACGGTCGAGCTCGTCATCGGCGGGATGACGTGCGCTTCGTGCGCCGCCCGCGTGGAGCGCAAGCTGAACAAGGTCGACGGGGTCACGGCGAGCGTCAACTACGCCACCGAGAAGGCCCACGTCGAGTTCCCCGCCACGATTTCGGTCGACGACCTGGTCGGCGTCGTCGAGGCCACCGGCTACACGGCGCAACGCCCCGAACCCGAGAAGCCCGAAGGGCCCGAGCCCGAGGACGAGACGCGCCCCCTGCGCGACCGGCTCGTGTACTCGGCGCTGCTGACGGTGCCGGTGATCCTGCTCGCGATGGTCCCCGCGCTGCAGTTCGGCAACTGGCAGTGGCTCTCGCTCACGCTGGCCGCGCCGGTCGTGGTGTGGGGCGCGTTCCCGTTCCACCGCGCCGCGTGGACCAACCTGCGCCACGCCGCCGCGACCATGGACACCCTGATCTCCCTCGGCGTCTCCGCGGCCACGCTCTGGTCGCTCTACGCCCTGTTCTTCGGCACCGCCGGCATGGCCGGGATGCGCGACGCCTTCACCCTGACCGTGACGCCGGGGATGGGCACGAACAGCATCTACCTCGAGGTCGCCTCCGGCGTGACCACGTTCATCCTCGCCGGCCGCTACTTCGAAGCCCGCGCCAAGCGCCGCTCCGGCGCCGCTCTGCGCGCGTTGTTCGAGCTCGGTGCGAAGGACGTCACCGTCCTGCGGAACGGCACCGAACGCCGGGTCCCGGTGGGTGAGCTCAAGGTCGGTGATCTGTTCGTCGTCCGCCCAGGCGAGAAGATCGCCACCGACGGCGTGATCACCGAAGGCAGCTCCGCGGTCGACGTCAGCATGATCACCGGCGAGTCCGTGCCCGTCGAAGTCACCTCCGGCGACGTCGTGACCGGCGCGACCGTGAACGTCGGTGGCCGCCTGGTCGTGAAAGCCACCCGGATCGGCGACGACACCCGCCTCGCCCAGATGGCGCGCCTCGTCGAGGAAGCCCAGAACGGCAAGGCCGCCGTCCAGCGGCTGGCCGACCGGGTCTCCGGGATCTTCGTCCCCATCGTGCTCATGCTCGCCCTGATCACGCTCGTCGCGTGGCTGACCAGCGGCGGCGACGTCGCCGAAGCCTTCACCGCCGCGGTCGCCGTGCTGATCATCGCCTGCCCCTGCGCGCTCGGCCTGGCCACGCCCACGGCGCTACTGGTCGGCACCGGCCGCGGCGCCCAGCTCGGGATCCTGATCAAGGGCCCCGAGGTGCTCGAGTCCACCCGCCGCGTCGACACCGTCGTGCTCGACAAAACCGGCACCGTCACGACCGGCCGCATGAGCCTCACCGGCGTCCACCCCGCCGACGGCATCACCGAGGCCGAGGTCCTGCGCTACGCCGGAGCCGTCGAAGACGCCTCCGAGCACCCCATCGCCAAGGCTATCGGGACCGGCGCTCGCGAGCGCCTCGGCGAGCTGCCCGCGGTCCAGGAGTTCCGCTCGACCGAGGGCCTCGGTGTCACCGGCCTCGTCGACGGCACCGCCGTCCTCGCCGGCCGTGCCGCGTTCCTGGCCGACTGGGGCATTCACGTCGACGGCCCGCTCGCCGACGCCAAGGCGGCGGCCGAGCGGCAGGGCGCCACCGCGGTGTTCGTGGCGTGGGACGGCGCGGCCCAAGCCGTGCTGGTCGTCGCCGACACGATCAAACCCACCTCGGCCCAAGCCGTCGCCGAACTCCGCGCCCTCGGCCTCACGCCGGTGCTGCTGACCGGAGACAACGCGGGCGCCGCTCAGGCCATCGCGCGAGCCGCCGGCATCGACGAGGTCATCGCCGAGGTCCTGCCCGAAGACAAGGTCGCGGTGGTCAAGCGGCTGCAGTCCGAGGGCCGCGTGGTCGCGATGGTCGGCGACGGCGTGAACGACGCCGCCGCCCTCGCCCAAGCCGACCTCGGCCTGTCCATGGGCACTGGAACCGACGCCGCGATCGAGGCCGGCGACCTCACCCTCGTCCGCGGTGACCTGCGCGCCGCCGTCGACGCCATCCGCCTCGCTCGGCGCACGCTCGGCACGATCAAGGGCAACCTGTTCTGGGCCTTCGCCTACAACGTCGCGGCCCTGCCGCTGGCGGCGTTCGGCCTGCTCAACCCCATGATCGCCGGCGCCGCCATGGCCGTCTCGTCGGTGTTCGTGGTCTCGAACAGCCTCCGCCTGCGCGGCTTCCGCGCCGCACGCTGAACCGCGCACCAAAAAAGAGGAGCGCCCGGCAGCCGGGGCGCTCCTCTTTCACTGTTCGAGCCTACGAGCGGACCAGCCGCGCGATCGCGTCGGAGGCCTCACGGACCTTCAGGTCGGCTTCCTCACCACCGGCCGCGGCGGCCTGCACGACGCAGGTGGCCAAGTGCTCGTCGAGCAGCTCCAGCGAGAACGACTGCAGCGCCTTCGTGGCCGCCGACACCTGCGTGAGGATGTCGATGCAGTACTTGTCCTCCTCGACCATGCGCTGCAGGCCTCGGATCTGTCCCTCGATGCGGCGCAGACGCTTCAGATAGGCATCCCGCTCGTTGCCGTAGCCCGTCATCGCGCATCGTCCCCTTCGTTCGCACCTGTACGTCGTCCAGTATACCCACCCCACGTATCCGATACGGGGTATGTGTATTCACGCCCGGACGGCCACCGCGATGACGAGCCCACCGACGTTCGTCGTGAAG
The sequence above is a segment of the Amycolatopsis sp. 2-15 genome. Coding sequences within it:
- a CDS encoding heavy metal translocating P-type ATPase: MTTTTHAPQTVELVIGGMTCASCAARVERKLNKVDGVTASVNYATEKAHVEFPATISVDDLVGVVEATGYTAQRPEPEKPEGPEPEDETRPLRDRLVYSALLTVPVILLAMVPALQFGNWQWLSLTLAAPVVVWGAFPFHRAAWTNLRHAAATMDTLISLGVSAATLWSLYALFFGTAGMAGMRDAFTLTVTPGMGTNSIYLEVASGVTTFILAGRYFEARAKRRSGAALRALFELGAKDVTVLRNGTERRVPVGELKVGDLFVVRPGEKIATDGVITEGSSAVDVSMITGESVPVEVTSGDVVTGATVNVGGRLVVKATRIGDDTRLAQMARLVEEAQNGKAAVQRLADRVSGIFVPIVLMLALITLVAWLTSGGDVAEAFTAAVAVLIIACPCALGLATPTALLVGTGRGAQLGILIKGPEVLESTRRVDTVVLDKTGTVTTGRMSLTGVHPADGITEAEVLRYAGAVEDASEHPIAKAIGTGARERLGELPAVQEFRSTEGLGVTGLVDGTAVLAGRAAFLADWGIHVDGPLADAKAAAERQGATAVFVAWDGAAQAVLVVADTIKPTSAQAVAELRALGLTPVLLTGDNAGAAQAIARAAGIDEVIAEVLPEDKVAVVKRLQSEGRVVAMVGDGVNDAAALAQADLGLSMGTGTDAAIEAGDLTLVRGDLRAAVDAIRLARRTLGTIKGNLFWAFAYNVAALPLAAFGLLNPMIAGAAMAVSSVFVVSNSLRLRGFRAAR
- a CDS encoding TetR/AcrR family transcriptional regulator; its protein translation is MRAIPREAGVGIATLYRHFPTRESLVEAVYRDQVVRLTTGARELLARLPRPRRYGVGWTCSETGSRPRTGCSTRCSR
- a CDS encoding heavy-metal-associated domain-containing protein encodes the protein MTEATYTVEGMTCAHCVGAVREEVGELAGVREVDVDLASGAVKVVSEQPLTVDAVSAAVTEAGYRLVA
- a CDS encoding metal-sensitive transcriptional regulator; translation: MTGYGNERDAYLKRLRRIEGQIRGLQRMVEEDKYCIDILTQVSAATKALQSFSLELLDEHLATCVVQAAAAGGEEADLKVREASDAIARLVRS
- the cobF gene encoding precorrin-6A synthase (deacetylating); protein product: MRKLYAIGIGAGDPEHLTVQAIDRLNRVDVFFVLDKGSAKADLVRLRQDILSRFVTRPGYRVVTATDPDRDRAPSDYRAAVADWHELRTDVYERLIRDSLGPDDTGAFLVWGDPSLYDSTIALIEAVLARGNVAFDYEVVPGVSSISALVARHRTTMNQIGRAVQLTTGRRLATGWPADADDVFVLLDAHTTFNQFTDQGLHIYWGAYVGTPDEILLSGPLDAALAARISAVRAEAREKHGWIMDTYLLRRPQR